CATCTGCACTGGATGAATACCCCATTGGGGTCATCCGATGTGCGCGTAAGAATTCTGCTTCTGTTTGTTGACCAGATGGCAGTGTTATGCCGGGGGCCAAACCGACCGAGCGCATGATTGGAGCAAAATCAAGCGCCATCATTTCAGTGGCTGTTAACAATGCGCTCTTTGACAATGTATAGGAGAAATAATCCGGATTTAAATTAATCAGCTTTTGATCCAGTAACTGAATCGTTACCGGAACGAGACCATCATTACGAGCGGGCTGCTTTTGGAGATGATGAAACATTTCTTGTGCCAGCAAAACTGGTGCGGCTAGATTGACTTGGATATTACCCATGAGGCTCGGCTGTGTCAGCATATGCATTGCCTGACTGGGTCGATCGTATTCAAAGACAGAGGCGCTATTAATTAAGCAATCGATTCTATTAAATTGATCGATACTTGCTTTAAACAAAACCTTGATCTCTTCGGCCTCTGCCAAGTTGGCCTGAATTGCAATTGCCTCAACTCCCAAGCTCTTAATTTTTGCAAGGGTCTCTAAAGCATCTTGCTTAGAGCTGCCGTAATGTAAAACCACATTCCATCCCGCCTTAGCGAAGTGCAAAGCAATTTCTTTACCCAAGCGTTTAGCCGCTCCGGTAAGCAAAACAGTACGATGCGAGGACGTCTTTGAACCTTCCACGTAAACTCTCTTAGACTAATGAGCTATGGATATTAACCTGACCCAGCCCGAAGAGGAGCATTTGGCCGCGATGATGGCTAAAATTTCCCAGGAAATTAAGCAAAATGGGGGGCATCTGGCCTTTTCTAGGTATATGCATATTGCCCTGTATGAGCCTAATTTGGGCTATTACTCTTCTGACATAGAAAAATTTGGGGTCGCTGGTGATTTCATAACCGCTCCTGAAATTAGTCCTTTTTTTGGACAAACCATCGTAAGTACCATCTTGCCCGTCTTAGAGGCTCTTAAGCAACAGGGCCTTCCTACCCGTGTTTTGGAATTCGGTGCGGGCACCGGCAGTCTTGCAAAATCGATTCTGCTGGAATTGCATTTACGCGAATTTGATCTTGATGAATATCAAATTATCGAACTCTCACCTGACCTTGCTAAACGCCAACAGCTTCTTTTAAAGAATATCTGTCATGAGCATGCGATTCATACGCAGTGCATTTGGTTAAGCTCTATCCCTAATCATATTGAGGGGGTAGTCTTAGCAAATGAGGTGTTAGATGCTATTCCATGCGAGCGAATTTGCATGCATCGCAACATATGGCATCGTCTTGATATTGCAGTCGATACAGATTCTTCTCCAGCATCACTCGTTTCCACCATAGGTGCCGCCTTAAGCCAAGCTGAACTTAATAAGATACCTCCAGTATTACTAAATACTGAAGCATTTGCTGATGGCTATACAACAGAAGTGCATCTACAAGCACAAGCCTGGCTCAGATCGCTTACAGAACAATTGGCTTGCGGCTTATTACTAATCATTGACTATGGCTTTCATGAGCAAGAGTACTACCACCCTCAGCGCCAATCTGGAACCTTGATGGCTCATCATCGCCATCGTGCGCTGACCGATGTGCTGCAATTTCCTGGCATCTCCGATATCACAAACCATATTGAGTGCTCTAGCCTATTGCGAATATTAGAGGAAAGTATCCATGGTGAACTTTTTTTCTCAAGCCAAGCATCCTATTTACTCGATGCAGGCATTATGGAACTTGTATTAGAAAAATCAGATCCGCACGATATAGAGCACTTTCTCCCGATTTCAAATGCGCTACAAAAATTAATATCTGAAGCAGAAATGGGCGAACTCTTTAAGGTGATCGCTTTTGGAAAAAATCTAGAGACACTCAATCTTCAACTAAACCAATTACCTGGCTTTGCAGGCCGCAACCGATTTTATTGATCAAGTGTCCGTGTAATGGCCATTAGACGTGCATGCGCAAGCGCCTGATGTATTTGCGTGCCATGATTGGTGCTTATGCCTTGTTGACTGATCTCTGCTGCAATCTGCCCCCCATCAATCTGCAGAGCAGCCTCCATTAAATTCTGCCATTCCTGAATATCAATACCGAGTGTATCTGCTAAACGAAGTACCTCTATAAAGCGCTTTGGTTTACGCCAAACATCGGAGCGATTAAACAAATCAAGGGCTATCTGCGGATGAATGGGGGAGTGGCGGCACGCTTCAAAATCAGCAGTAAGCAGGCAATACTCTGTAATGTCATTTGGCACTCTCAACCCGCTTGCCCAATCAACAATCTCTGACCGCTTTAGTCGCTTTAAGACAATCGCTAAGCGTTTGTCTAGCTCTGGATATACGGTAACTGCCTGATGTAACTGGGCAAGTATTTCTTTTCTGCTTGACATATGCTGCCACTGCTTAACAAGCGCATTGGGCCAAATTTCCTCAAGCGCATCGCATTGTTCTAAGACTTCTATAAAGCATTCGGGCGCTTGAGATATAAACGCTTTTGCAAGCTCTTGCCAAACTCGCTCCTTGGATAAGGTCTTAAGCTCACCGTTATGCACCATT
This genomic interval from Polynucleobacter sp. UK-FUSCHL-C3 contains the following:
- a CDS encoding SDR family oxidoreductase is translated as MEGSKTSSHRTVLLTGAAKRLGKEIALHFAKAGWNVVLHYGSSKQDALETLAKIKSLGVEAIAIQANLAEAEEIKVLFKASIDQFNRIDCLINSASVFEYDRPSQAMHMLTQPSLMGNIQVNLAAPVLLAQEMFHHLQKQPARNDGLVPVTIQLLDQKLINLNPDYFSYTLSKSALLTATEMMALDFAPIMRSVGLAPGITLPSGQQTEAEFLRAHRMTPMGYSSSADDIAQAALFIANAKAITGTTIYVDGGQHLLSSERDVMFNTQ
- a CDS encoding SAM-dependent methyltransferase; this translates as MDINLTQPEEEHLAAMMAKISQEIKQNGGHLAFSRYMHIALYEPNLGYYSSDIEKFGVAGDFITAPEISPFFGQTIVSTILPVLEALKQQGLPTRVLEFGAGTGSLAKSILLELHLREFDLDEYQIIELSPDLAKRQQLLLKNICHEHAIHTQCIWLSSIPNHIEGVVLANEVLDAIPCERICMHRNIWHRLDIAVDTDSSPASLVSTIGAALSQAELNKIPPVLLNTEAFADGYTTEVHLQAQAWLRSLTEQLACGLLLIIDYGFHEQEYYHPQRQSGTLMAHHRHRALTDVLQFPGISDITNHIECSSLLRILEESIHGELFFSSQASYLLDAGIMELVLEKSDPHDIEHFLPISNALQKLISEAEMGELFKVIAFGKNLETLNLQLNQLPGFAGRNRFY
- a CDS encoding polynucleotide adenylyltransferase codes for the protein MKIYQVGGAVRDRLLGLPVHDIDYVVVGSSVEEMLANGFRPVGSHFPVFLHPQTQHDYALARTERKTAPGHQGFVFHADPSIRLEDDLKRRDLTINAIAQEVNASGELIGDLIDPYQGKADLEQGIFRHLSNAFSEDPLRVLRVARFAARFPKFNIAPETLVLMKSMVHNGELKTLSKERVWQELAKAFISQAPECFIEVLEQCDALEEIWPNALVKQWQHMSSRKEILAQLHQAVTVYPELDKRLAIVLKRLKRSEIVDWASGLRVPNDITEYCLLTADFEACRHSPIHPQIALDLFNRSDVWRKPKRFIEVLRLADTLGIDIQEWQNLMEAALQIDGGQIAAEISQQGISTNHGTQIHQALAHARLMAITRTLDQ